Proteins from a single region of Psilocybe cubensis strain MGC-MH-2018 chromosome 3, whole genome shotgun sequence:
- a CDS encoding Putative esterase (Putative esterase YMR210W), whose translation MGALLSVVVLVFMGTLFSYARGSSSNNQPIVHFDKKPAFLTVRKKDGSGETEQVSIKVLLETKCKSLFSEFNPLWWLPDGHTQTLYCVFGNFSKVDLMWYQRTLLRLSDGGTIGLDFAPADHNKKLKNDTPIVIIQHGLTGGSYEPYVRAILSRACAPVEEGGLGYRAAVINFRGCAGVPITSPLLYSAGHTDDTRLALRYIAHKYPDAPLLAIGFSLGANVITRYLAEEGEDTKIHAACALACPWNLKENNDGLLNSFTGKHIYSKGMGSNLLRLMKKHLHSLIQDPNHYVAKAADQALKLKNPTLNDFDDTFTRIAGGPAPHFPFRNADEYYIWGSSHNVVDRIRVPFLAINAADDPVVRNVPMDGGGNGLVVMELTTGGGHLGWFQAGPGYIDRWTTKPVLEWLSLMGEDVVHDPIRRGALIYTDADGFLREKGKEHLGCKEIEGSGALFDGNNGEDGVLQGL comes from the exons ATGGGTGCGCTTCTAAGCGTCGTTGTCCTTGTCTTCATGGGCACTCTCTTCTCGTACGCCCGTGGCTCGTCCTCGAACAACCAGCCTATCGTTCACTTCGACAAGAAGCCTGCGTTTTTGACGGTCAGGAAGAAGGATGGCAGTGGGGAGACTGAGCAGGTCTCGATAAAGGTTCTGCTGGAAACGAAGTGCAAAAGTCTGTTCAGCGAATTCAACCCACTATGGTGGCTACCCGA TGGCCATACCCAAACACTTTATTGTGTTTTTGGGAACTTTTCGAAAGTAGACCTCATGTGGTACCAGCG CACACTGCTGCGATTGTCCGACGGAGGTACAAT TGGCCTTGACTTTGCGCCAGCTGACCACAACAAGAAACTCAAGAACGACACACCAATTGTGATAATCCAGCACGGTTTAACAGGAG GGTCCTACGAACCTTATGTCAGAGCTATCCTCAGCCGTGCCTGCGCACCCGTCGAGGAAGGTGGACTTGGCTATCGTGCAGCCGTCATCAACTTCCGCGGAT GTGCTGGCGTACCCATTACCAGCCCGCTTTTGTATTCTGCTGGACATACGGATGATACCCGCCTGGCTTTGAGATACATCGCCCACAAATACCCAGACGCACCTCTTCTTGCCATCGGTTTCTCACTTGGAGCCAATGTCATAACCAGATATCTAGCCGAGGAAGGAGAGGACACCAAAATACACGCAGCCTGTGCTCTCGCTTGT CCTTGGAATCtaaaagaaaataatgacGG CCTTCTGAATTCATTTACGGGAAAACACATCTACTCCAAAGGAATGGGCTCAAACCTCCTGCGGCTCATGAAAAAACACCTGCACTCACTCATCCAGGACCCCAACCATTACGTCGCAAAAGCCGCCGACCAGGCTCTCAAGCTGAAGAACCCGACCCTGAACGATTTCGACGACACGTTCACGCGGATCGCAGGTGGGCCCGCGCCGCACTTCCCCTTCCGCAACGCGGACGAATACTACATCTGGGGCTCGAGCCACAACGTCGTCGACCGCATCCGCGTGCCCTTCCTCGCCATCAACGCGGCTGACGACCCTGTCGTGCGCAATGTCCCCATGGACGGCGGTGGGAATGGGTTGGTCGTTATGGAGCTTACGACGGGCGGTGGCCATTTGGGTTGGTTCCAAGCGGGCCCTGGTTATATTGACCGATGGACTACGAAACCTGTTCTGGAATGGCTGTCACTTATGGGAGAAGATGTCGTGCATGACCCTATTCGCAGAGGCGCCCTCATATACACGGATGCTGATGGGTTCCTGCGGGAGAAGGGCAAGGAGCACCTGGGTTGTAAAGAAATCGAAGGGTCGGGCGCCTTGTTCGACGGTAACAACGGCGAAGACGGGGTGTTACAAGGATTATAA
- a CDS encoding DNA-damage-repair/toleration protein DRT111, chloroplastic, with protein MSSRAGGLYGGIQFSSGSVFNSTVPSSAEPSKSPSIEPPKPPTTETATKDAQNATAAGAPPTTSAAPPTMTTAPSAGAAASGKPTAAWSAALAFAPVRRNQAAKAKPAVNRLPAGAAVLPAAAVAGLSSTAVVFAPPVLVDANATSTATATSTTAATAPSQESTTATTGTQGWGRKVKPPSMILDEDVNGFKNNNQGQKKKSGKSKGKKNKNAPAFPTWDPMELYDPMRPNDYNEYKMWRTKERIDRRERMAEQRRQEERKRSRRSASYSDSEYSGSDDDERPRKSGKYDTYDRWSRGRAESAHDAPAHESAPVVIDRALTGDEAFQRRLAMSAAAARPRSPPPSVSPAAAPSRPLDYEPPHPPPQAETGEEAYLRRLAMSTMSRHNPPQPAPPPPPPAAAVSPPAPVVSPPQQERPRSVSPPALAYNPFAPPSVPPPPPPGGPGAIPNAFEERVKAAAAIAAKLSALAATAGASSSSSSPAPPPPAAEEPVEEKKPDPHGFAARLMAKWGHKEGQGLGAGADGIVNALVVEQVGSSKSGKGKNNGPPGKGIGVGSKMGKIINNNEDAKTREDKERFGEPSRVVVLTNMVGPEDVDDEDLREEIGDECSKNGTVEWVIVHAVHPPPANPEDAVRIFVLFAGPVGAWKTVRELDGRYFGGRSVRARYFPEQSFSRYDLDRAL; from the exons ATGTCGAGCAGAGCCGGAGGCCTCTACGGCGGAATCCAGTTCTCGTCTGGCTCTGTATTCAACTCTACCGTCCCCTCCTCTGCTGAACCTTCTAAATCACCTTCGATTGAACCACCGAAACCACCAACTACCGAAACAGCAACCAAAGACGCTCAAAATGCAACTGCCGCCGGTGCCCCACCCACCACCTCAGCAGCACCGCCAACGATGACAACAGCGCCATCGGCAGGAGCAGCAGCCTCCGGAAAACCCACAGCTG CTTGGTCCGCCGCGCTTGCGTTTGCGCCCGTGCGCAGGAACCAGGCGGCCAAGGCGAAGCCGGCGGTGAACAGGCTCCCCGCGGGCGCTGCGGTGTTGCCCGCCGCGGCGGTCGCGGGGCTGTCGTCCACCGCTGTGGTGTTCGCGCCGCCTGTGCTCGTGGACGCCAATGCGACTTcgactgcgactgcgactTCGACGACCGCTGCGACTGCGCCGTCCCAGGAATCTACGACTGCCACCACTGGCACGCAGGGATGGGGCAGGAAGGTCAAGCCGCCGTCAATGATCCTCGACGAGGACGTGAATGGATTCAAGAATAATAATCAGGGGCAAAAGAAGAAGTCGGGCAAGTCGAAGGGGAAAAAG AATAAGAATGCACCAGCGTTTCCGACGTGGGATCCGATGGAATTGTACGACCCCATGCGCCCGAACGATTATAATGAGTATAAGATGTGGAGGACCAAAGAGCGCATTGATAGGCGCGAGCGTATGGCGGAGCAGCGCAGGcaggaagagaggaagaggtccAGGCGAAGCGCTAGCTATTCGGACTCTGAATATAGTGGctcagacgacgacgagcgaCCTCGTAAATCAG GCAAATACGATACCTATGACCGCTGGTCTAGAGGTCGTGCTGAATCCGCTCATGATGCCCCAGCTCATGAGTCTGCCCCCGTCGTAATCGACAGGGCTTTAACAGGCGACGAAGCCTTCCAGCGCCGACTCGCCATGTCTGCTGCAGCAGCCCGTCCTCGCTCACCACCTCCATCCGTCTCCCCTGCTGCAGCTCCCTCAAGGCCCCTTGACTACGAGCCACCACACCCACCACCCCAGGCAGAAACAGGGGAAGAGGCATACCTCCGCAGGCTGGCCATGTCGACGATGAGCCGTCATAATCCACCACAACCggcgccgccgccaccaccacctgctgcagCCGTATCCCCACCTGCACCTGTGGTCTCTCCCCCTCAGCAGGAACGTCCGCGCTCTGTATCGCCTCCTGCGCTCGCGTATAACCCGTTCGCGCCCCCGTCTgttcctccacctccgcctccggGTGGTCCGGGTGCTATCCCCAACGCGTTCGAGGAAAGGGTCAAGGCGGCTGCGGCTATCGCTGCGAAACTCAGTGCGCTAGCCGCAACTGCCggcgcgtcgtcgtcgtcttcatcccccgctcctcctcctcccgctGCAGAAGAACCTGTCGAGGAGAAAAA ACCGGATCCTCATGGTTTCGCAGCACGGCTTATGGCTAAATGGGGCCACAAAGAGGGGCAAGGGCTCGGTGCTGGTGCAGATGGAATCGTCAACGCTCTTGTCGTCGAGCAAGTCGGCAGCAGCAAGTCAGGCAAGGGTAAAAACAATGGGCCCCCGGGTAAAGGCATCGGTGTGGGCTCGAAGATGGGCAAGATTATCAATAATAACGAAGATGCGAAGACGAGGGAGGATAAAGAGCGCTTTGGAGAGCCCAGTCGGGTTGTGGTGCTCACTAATATGGTTGGGCCggaggatgttgatgatgaggatttGCGCGAAGAAATTG GTGATGAGTGCTCCAAGAACGGAACGGTTGAGTGGGTGATAGTGCACGCTGTCCACCCGCCTCCAGCAAATCCTGAAGATGCCGTCCGCATTTTCGTTTTGTTTGCAGGACCAGTGGGTGCTTGGAAGACCGTCCGCGAGCTCGACGGCCGGTACTTTGGAGGACGCTCCGTGCGCGCACGATACTTCCCCGAACAGTCCTTTTCACGCTATGATCTCGATCGTGCGTTATAG
- a CDS encoding LETM1 domain-containing protein mdm28, mitochondrial — protein MSVWLPRSTTTTSIIARSYSRTLYNAHSHLIAPRSFQHNLRPVLPRFQSSKPSPATPPPAAAASPSDSTSGPPAPKDAAQGPLGARIWKKVKHEAQHYWHGTKLLVSEVRISSKLQWKILQGDTLTRRERRQLKRTTQDLLRLVPFAVFIVVPFMELLLPVALKLFPNMLPSTFEDKYAYEEKQRKLLRVRLDMAKFLQETLRESGLKANAHIVGTETFKEFFRKVRSTGESPSATDIINVAKLFDDDLTLDNLSRPQLVSMSRYMGLNAFGTDNFLRGAIRARLLHLRRDDQLIDAEGVDELSTSELQAACQSRGIRTSGVSPARLREELTTWISLHLHNRVSGVLLVLGRAFNFDRKFGEDEDGKTAVISSLESVLSGLPDNLLNEAELEVDSEKASYKQKLDVLQQQQELIDDEAEQEQKEEDARRAKREMEAQLAQDLLPDSELLAEPSETDNARMTPEQLNELADALLVLSSKSSVLKERDELRALMEENLQAEEDPKSPSGALTKRIRSMLTKIDQQLQEYDSRVGSSLQMISADAQGRISVQDLEKALAVIKHKPVDEVGQAVVQKLDVDQDGFVELEHVLGLMREEGLGVLLDEEAQSIIGQGNEIKASRPRKEDIIQEQ, from the exons ATGTCTGTATGGCTTCCCCGCTCAACGACTACCACTTCCATTATTGCTCGCTCTTATTCTCGCACCCTCTATAATGCTCATTCTCACCTAATTGCTCCTCGCTCTTTCCAACACAATCTCCGACCCGTCCTTCCCCGCTTCCAAAGCTCCAAGCCTTCCCCCGCAACCCCTCCcccggctgctgctgcatcgCCCTCGGATTCCACTTCAGGTCCCCCAGCTCCCAAGGATGCTGCACAGGGTCCCTTAGGCGCCCGCATCTGGAAAAAGGTCAAGCATGAGGCCCAACATTATTGGCACGGAACAAAACTCTTGGTCTCTGAAGTTCGCATATCCTCGAAACTCCAATGGAAGATTCTTCAGGGAGACACTCTCACCCGTCGTGAAAGACGTCAG TTGAAACGCACTACCCAAGATTTACTAAGACTGGTTCCATTTGCTGTATTTATCGTCGTTCCCTTCATGGAACTTCTCCTCCCCGTTGCTCTCAAACTGTTCCCCAACATGCTTCCGTCTACATTCGAGGACAAGTATGCCTAT GAAGAGAAACAGCGCAAGCTGCTCCGAGTAAGACTTGACATGGCCAAATTCCTCCAAGAGACGCTCCGAGAATCCGGGCTCAAAGCGAACGCGCATATCGTCGGCACAGAGACATTCAAAGAGTTTTTCCGCAAG GTTCGCTCGACTGGAGAATCACCATCTGCAACGGACATCATCAACGTCGCCAAGCTCTTCGATGATGATCTCACGCTGGACAACCTTTCGCGTCCCCAGCTCGTGTCTATGTCGCGATACATGGGGCTGAACGCATTCGGCACGGACAACTTCCTGCGCGGCGCGATCCGCGCGcgtctcctccacctccgccgcGACGACCAGCTGATTGACGCCGAAGGCGTTGACGAGCTATCCACCTCGGAATTGCAGGCTGCTTGTCAGTCCCGCGGTATCAGGACTTCGGGCGTGTCACCTGCGCGACTCCGCGAGGAGCTGACGACTTGGATCAGCTTGCATTTGCATAACAGGGTCTCGGGTGTGCTTTTGGTTCTTGGAAGGGCGTTCAACTTTGATAGGAAGTTTggcgaggatgaggatggaaaGACGGCTGTTATTTCCAGCTTGGAAAGTGTGCTTTCTGGACTTCCGGACAACTTG CTTAACGAAGCTGAACTTGAAGTCGACTCTGAAAAGGCTAGCTATAAGCAGAAATTGGATGTCttgcaacaacaacaggaactcattgatgatgaagccGAGCAAGAACAGAAAGAAGAGGACGCTCGCCGCGCTAAGCGTGAGATGGAGGCCCAACTCGCTCAAGACCTTCTCCCCGATTCCGAG CTTCTCGCCGAACCATCTGAAACGGACAATGCCCGTATGACTCCAGAACAACTGAACGAACTTGCTGATGCGCTGCTTGTGCTTTCGTCCAAGTCTAGTGTGCTCAAGGAGCGTGACGAACTCCGCGCATTGATGGAAGAGAACTTGCAAGCTGAAGAG GACCCTAAATCTCCTTCAGGCGCACTGACGAAGCGCATCCGGTCGATGCTCACCAAGATCGACCAGCAGCTGCAGGAGTACGACAGCCGCGTGGGCAGCTCGCTGCAGATGATCTCGGCGGACGCACAGGGCCGCATCTCGGTGCAGGATCTGGAGAAGGCGCTCGCGGTGATCAAGCACAAGCCAGTGGACGAGGTCGGCCAGGCGGTCGTGCAGAAACTTGACGTTGACCAGGATGGGTTTGTAGAGCTTGAGCATGTGCTGGGGTTGATGCGCGAGGAGGGACTGG GTGTTCTTTTGGATGAGGAGGCGCAGTCTATTATCGGCCAAGGCAACGAAATCAAGGCGTCAAGACCGCGCAAGGAAGATATTATTCAAGAACAATAG
- a CDS encoding 40S ribosomal protein S21 translates to MTSFPLLPHSPEYKKAQRQYLKATKNRPKNIDQEWTPFRAAEKRFKARFPPPDLSGVLDLACLDPARDAEIELGRWKGSPTAVKSVKISEGAYTIPQIPGLVVLPSYLSKQKQRDLARWSLARHARQPNDTNLDVHYILPEEGLWNAHLKAMENPQHEIVVQPKATGAEPSPSLPSGPRQLVNNDAGSPETFEAISTTPKPPQDPSPTVKPAPASSLIYKLRWANIGWFYHWGTKQYDFTKGPGVIDDELRSVCNDAVRSIDWKKVHGHSNPAEWGASGPEWETWEQTYGVTNPNVSLNVTYIKQDTLMAHVDRSEICATSPLVSISLGNVAVFLIGGLTRDTEPIPIILRSGDVVIMSGPACRRAYHGVPRILEGSLPSHLKVESLEDEELKKEWEPYEDYLSTTRININVRQFMQNYPTLSISSAHYHRRPSKALQVKMENDSGVLVDLYVPRKCSATNRLITSKDHASVQISIVDVDADGRALNTSTTFALCGQVRSQGESDDSINRLATKAGLLRNVWSYQK, encoded by the exons ATGACGtcctttcctctcctccctcaCTCTCCCGAATACAAGAAGGCACAGCGCCAGTACCTCAAAGCCACCAAGAATCGTCCAAAGAATATCGACCAGGAATGGACTCCCTTCAGAGCCGCAGAGAAGCGCTTCAAGGCCCGCTTTCCACCCCCTGATCTCTCTGGTGTCCTGGACCTCGCTTGCTTGGATCCTGCAAGAGATGCAGAGATAGAGCTAGGTCGTTGGAAGGGATCCCCTACAGCGGTCAAATCAGTCAAGATCTCCGAAGGAGCATACACCATTCCGCAGATTCCAG GTCTCGTCGTTCTGCCCTCTTACCTCTCcaagcaaaagcaaagagATCTGGCTCGGTGGTCGCTTGCTCGTCACGCTCGTCAACCCAACGATACGAATCTCGATGTTCACTACATTCTTCCTGAGGAAGGTCTGTGGAATGCGCATCTGAAAGCGATGGAGAACCCACAACACGAAATCGTCGTCCAACCCAAAGCAACAGGAGCCGAACCTTCTCCATCGCTTCCGTCTGGACCTCGACAATTAGTCAACAATGATGCTGGCTCACCAGAAACCTTCGAAGCAATATCCACCACCCCCAAACCGCCCCAGGATCCATCGCCAACTGTAAAGCCTGCCCCAGCTTCCTCCCTCATTTACAAATTACGGTGGGCGAACATTGGATGGTTTTATCACTGGGGGACAAAGCAATATGATTTTACGAAAGGGCCGGGTGTTATAGATGATGAACTGCGTTCTGTCTGTAATGATGCTGTTCGGTCTATTGACTGGAAGAAGGTTCACGGTCATTCGAATCCAGCAGAATGGGGAGCCAGTGGTCCGGAATGGGAAACTTGGGAGCAGACTTATG GTGTGACCAACCCAAATGTTTCCTTGAATGTGACTTATATCAAGCAGGACACTCTAATGGCGCATGTCGATCGGTCTGAAATATGCGCTACATCACCCCTGGTGTCTATATC ACTAGGGAACGTCGCCGTATTTTTGATTGGTGGGTTGACTAGGGACACAGAACCCATCCCCATCATATTGCGTTCTGGAGATGTTGTCATCATGTCAGGACCTGCATGTCGACGAGCATACCACGGGGTTCCCCGAATCTTGGAAGGTTCTTTGCCCTCACATCTCAAAGTCGAGTCCTTGGAGGACGAAGAGCTGAAGAAGGAGTGGGAACCATACGAAGATTATCTGAGTACGACGAGGATTAATATCAACGTTCGTCAG TTTATGCAAAACTATCCCACGCTCTCAATTTCTAGTGCTCACTACCACCGACGACCTAGCAAAGCCCTCCAAGTCAAAATGGAAAACGACTCC GGTGTCCTCGTCGATCTCTACGTTCCCCGCAAGTGCTCGGCTACCA ACCGATTGATCACTTCCAAGGATCACGCTTCCGTGCAAATTAGCATCGTCGATGTTGACGCCGATGGCAGGGCTTTGaacacctccaccaccttcGCTCTGTGTGGACAGGTCCGATCTCAGGGAGAGAGCGATGATTCCATCAACAGACTGGCTACCAAGGCTGGAC TGCTCCGCAATGTGTGGTCATACCAAAAGTAA
- a CDS encoding GTPase-activating protein GYP7, which yields MVEIKREDAPASGSKGTKHPQADDDDKYRLIYSKSKVYVNPTAYARDNIPGFVALVKREAINPIYLLAWIPESLLNERGTSEWDKFVKVEEQPTSAEEDEDIVLIELPGQRPESYAFSVPITSIYSLIVNPPSLSSWYGSIGINLINGDTLPTLHFHDDESHSFTMQSPKSAQGSSSANVTPYPPPPTQGSSHAQKSISWGGEDLLSRLRNYAHLLRSTLQPTLFLVDPSRADIETHTTQIFSDDAVDDILGQSSFANSHSPIPAHRRPRPISESGSGSSSSGNPYSHRTSVLHRSLGSPNVSPTNPSSQARMALMQSFSNITRATRHAAQNILSHPLAKPIVPHLPDPVRSLVNANGEWEWGSWVEKGGVGEFESARVYLARWARIVAEEGERARRKEAQALPRSAAGVVEEDSSLGIFELLHSTANLPTPKSSRDPAHPVDERLWAGWFGKNGRPNISNEEMRREVFRRGINPKGTLRQRIWPFVLGVYKWDATTEERERLWQEKRNQYQAVKDEWCGVPEVFDSTKVLEERHRIDVDCRRTDRNQPMFSAPAEIPTTDLDDSDEKTHQRHYSIISPNMHDIGAQSPSNEHVDRMAGILLTYNFYEKDLGYVQGMSDLCAPLYIVMGGNEELTFWCFVEVMNRMKQNFLRDQSGMKKQLSTLQQLIEVMDPELFRHLEKTDSLNLFFCFRWVLISFKREFPFDDVLRLWEVLWTDYYSSGFVLFVALAVLESHRDMILRYLVEFDEILKYCNELSMTIELDSTLSQAEVLFLSFSQIVADIDRRKAEQPRENTGVLRNRVSTSTSAASAKLAATNLSALHLSDDLRDLLKTSRD from the exons ATGGTTGAAATCAAGCGCGAAGATGCACCGGCTTCAGGTTCAAAAGGCACAAAGCATCCTCAGGCGGACGATGATGACAAGTATAGGCTGATATACAGCAAATCGAAGGTCTACGTGAATCCGACTGCGTATGCCAGGGATAACATACCGGGATTTGTAGCCCTTGTTAAACGA GAAGCCATTAATCCTATCTACCTTTTGGCTTGGATTCCAGAAAGTCTGCTTAACGAGAGGGGTACATCGGAATGGGATAAATTCGTAAAAGTGGAGGAGCAGCCAACCTCTgcggaggaagatgaag ACATAGTGCTTATTGAGCTTCCTGGCCAGCGACCAGAGTCTTATGCTTTCTCTGTGCCTATAACGTCAATATATTCATTAATAGTAAACCCACCTTCGCTATCATCATGGT ATGGGTCCATTGGTATTAATCTCATCAACGGGGACACACTCCCCACACTACATTTCCACGATGATGAATCCCACTCGTTTACCATGCAGAGTCCAAAGTCCGCTCAGGGTAGCAGCAGTGCAAACGTGACGCCGTATCCGCCACCGCCGACACAAGGCAGCTCACACGCACAAAAATCTATCTCCTGGGGTGGAGAGGACCTTTTATCTCGCCTGCGGAACTACGCTCACCTCCTCCGCTCGACCCTGCAGCCGACCTTGTTCCTCGTAGATCCGTCGCGAGCTGATATCGAGACGCACACGACTCAGATATTCTCAGACGATGCGGTTGACGATATTCTCGGCCAGTCTTCCTTTGCGAACTCCCATTCACCCATCCCGGCCCATCGCCGTCCGCGTCCCATCTCAGAATCCGGCTCTGGCTCCTCTTCGTCGGGAAACCCGTATTCGCATCGTACGTCTGTGCTACACCGCTCCCTTGGCTCACCCAATGTGTCGCCCACCAACCCATCTTCGCAAGCGCGCATGGCGCTGATGCAGTCTTTCTCCAACATCACCCGCGCGACGCGTCACGCTGCGCAGAACATCCTCTCGCACCCGCTTGCGAAGCCGATCGTGCCGCATCTCCCGGATCCGGTGCGCAGTCTCGTAAACGCGAACGgcgagtgggagtggggCAGCTGGGTGGAGAAGGGTGGTGTGGGCGAGTTTGAGTCCGCGCGTGTTTATTTAGCCAGGTGGGCACGGATCGTCGCGGAGGAGGGCGAAAGGGCGAGGCGGAAAGAGGCGCAAGCGCTCCCGCGGTCGGCTGCTGGTGTAGTGGAGGAGGATTCATCCTTGGGTATATTTGAGCTGTTGCATTCGACGGCAAATCTACCTACGCCCAAGAGCTCGAGAGATCCGGCGCACCCTGTTGACGAGCGCTTGTGGGCGGGCTGGTTTGGTAAGAATGGTAGGCCGAATATCTCTAACGAGGAAATGAGACGGGAGGTATTCCGCAGGGGTATCAATCCAAAAGGTACATTGAGACAGCGGATATGGCCGTTTGTACTTGGTGTCTACAAGTGGGATGCCACGACTGAAGAACGAGAGAGGCTGTGGCAAGAAAAAag AAATCAGTATCAAGCTGTAAAAGATGAATGGTGTGGTGTGCCAGAAGTGTTTGACAGTACAAAAGTATTGGAA GAACGGCATCGAATTGACGTCGACTGTCGTCGTACTGACCGAAATCAGCCGATGTTCTCTGCGCCTGCTGAAATACCCACAACGGACCTTGACGATTCCGACgaaaaaactcaccaaaGACATTACTCTATTATTTCCCCAAACATGCATGACATCGGAGCACAATCTCCGAGCAATGAACACGTTGATCGTATGGCGGGGATCCTCCTCACGTACAATTTCTACGAGAAGGATTTGG GCTACGTCCAGGGAATGTCCGATCTTTGCGCGCCCTTGTACATCGTCATGGGTGGCAACGAGGAGTTGACTTTTTGGTGTTTTGTTGAAGTTATGAATCGGATG AAACAGAATTTCCTCAGAGATCAAAGCGGCATGAAGAAACAGCTGTCGACATTGCAGCAATTAATAGAAGTCATGGATCCAGAATTATTCAGGCATCTAG AAAAAACGGACTCTTTAAATTTGTTTTTCTGCTTCCG ATGGGTTTTGATATCTTTCAAACGAGAATTCCCATTCGATGATGTTCTTCGTTTGTGGGAAGTGCTGTGGACAGATTATTATTCCTCGGGGTTTGTCCTGTTTGTCGCTTTAGCGGTGCTTGAGTCACACCGAGATATGATTCTTCGATATCTCGTGGAG TTTGATGAGATTTTGAAA TATTGCAACGAACTCAGCATGACAATCGAGCTTGACAGCACCCTAAGTCAGGCGGAGGtgctcttcctctccttttcTCAGATCGTTGCCGATATAGACAGACGAAAGGCCGAACAACCAAGAGAGAACACCGGTGTCCTGCGCAACCGGGTATCGACGTCGACCAGCGCTGCATCAGCGAAGCTAGCTGCAACCAACCTATCGGCTCTACACCTTTCAGACGATCTCCGGGATTTGCTCAAGACAAGTCGCGATTAG
- a CDS encoding Aprataxin, producing the protein MEYLTVLRNYATAAPESLSSSLLYKHSPKNIIIFDAFPKSVFHFLILPRVQEPKLNTATLHSLRTLLGAGDREQAKEVVTAMAEEAKALKEEIQEEMMQRFGFKWDVWTGFHGAPSMHHMHLHVISADLISEKMKHKKHYNSFHPKLGFFLHIDDVLSWFDAVPSFYSNLIKDFKPSKYEPILKESLRCFHCNEEMKNMPTLKAHLQEEWNKLERRGKEIAKRKRKHEQTRASSASKKDVDEKRSDQEESSSKKLKPSPSPPSDAPSPEK; encoded by the exons ATGGAATATTTAACCGTACTCAGAAACTATGCGACAGCTGCTCCTGAGAGCCTCTCTTCTTCGCTGCTGTACAAGCATTCGCCCAAGAATATCATCATATTCGACGCGTTTCCGAAATCAGTTTTTCATTTCCTCATTCTGCCACGCGTGCAAGAGCCCAAACTAAACACGGCTACGCTCCATAGTCTACGCACGCTACTGGGTGCAGGGGACCGCGAACAGGCAAAGGAAGTCGTCACTGCAATGGCAGAAGAGGCAAAGGCACTGAAGGAGGAAATACAGGAGGAAATGATGCAGCGGTTTGGGTTCAAATGGGACGTGTGGACTGGGTTCCACGGTGCGCCGTCGATGCA TCATATGCATCTGCACGTCATCTCGGCGGATCTGATATCTGAGAAGATGAAGCACAAGAAGCACTACAACTCGTTCCACCCCAAACTGGGTTTCTTTTTGCACATCGACGACGTGCTTTCTTGGTTCGACGCGGTGCCCAGCTTCTATTCTAACCTA ATCAAAGACTTCAAACCAAGCAAGTATGAACCCATTCTGAAAGAAAGTTTGCGCTGTTTTCACTGCAACGAGGAAATGAAAAATATGCCAACTCTCAAGGCACATTTACAAGAAGAGTGGAACAAGCTTGAACGCAGAGGAAAAGAAATAGCGAAAAGGAAACGAAAACACGAGCAAACACGAGCATCCTCGGCATCTAAAAAGGATGTAGATGAAAAACGCTCAGACCAGGAAGAGTCAAGCTCAAAGAAACTGAAACCGTCACCGAGCCCACCAAGTGACGCGCCCAGTCCAGAAAAGTGA